Genomic window (Fusobacterium sp. DD2):
TTTAAAAATAATTTTTTATTTATAGGTTATAGGAGTTGAAAAAAGACATTAGTGGGGTATACTAATAGAGAAAGGGTAAATATAGTGGAGGGGAGTATATGGAAAAGAATGAAAAATACAGATTAGGATTAGACATAGGAATAGCATCTGTGGGATGGGGAATAGTAAATGAAAATAATGACATTGTAGATGCTGGAGTTAGATTATTTCCTGAAGCAAGTGGTGATAATTTAAGCAGAAGAACACGCAGAGGAGCCAGAAGACTTTTAAGAAGAAGAAACCATAGATTGGAAAGATTAAAGGAATTGCTTGTGAAATACAGGATTATTCCAGATTTAGAATACGATTTTTATAATTGTGTAACAACTCCATATCATTTAAGAGCAAAAGGACTTTCTGATAAACTTAGCGATGATGAATTGGCAATTGCTCTTTTTCATTTGATAAAAAGAAGAGGGATACAGAATTTTTCTTTGGATTCAAAGTCAGATAAAGAAGAGAAGTCAACAAAAGATATTTTGTCAGAAAATAAAAAAGAGCTTGCTGGAAGGTACCCTTGTGAATTACAATTGGAAAGATTGAAATTAACAGGTTCTTTGAGAGGTATAGAGAATATTTTTAAAACTGATGATTATAAAGAGGAAGCACAAGCTATTTTAAAAAAACAAAAAGAATTTAATAAAAAAATAGATGGTAGATTTATAGATGAATATCTTGATATTTTGACAGGAAGAAGAACCTATTATGAAGGTCCTGGAGAAGGTAGCATATATGGTTGGGAAGATGAAGATGAATGGATGAATAAACTTGTAGGAAATTGTACTTATTTTCCAGAAGAACTTAGAATGGTAAAACATTCGCCAACTGCTGAGTATTTTAATCTGCTTAATGATTTGAATAATTTACGTATAAAAAGAGAAGGAAATCAGAGATTAACTCGAGATGAAAAAGAGAAAATTATAAAACTTTTCAAAAAAAATAAAACTGTAAGCTTGAAAAAGATAGGAGCAACATTGGATAAAGTAGCTGAAAGTGATATTACAGGGTATAGAATTGATAGTAAAGATAATCCAGAATTTACCAAACTTGAAACATATATAGATCTGTCAAAATTGGTGGGAAAAGAAGATGTTGATTTATTAGATGAAATAGGAAGAATAGCTACTTATTATCAGGATGTGGAGACACGTAAAAAATATTATGAAAAGTTATTTAGTAAAAATAATATAAATTTAGACAATGAAAGTTTTGAAAAACTTTTAGCAATTAAGTATTCTGGGACTCATTCACTATCTAAAAAAGCAATGATGGAGATTATGGAAGATTTATTGGATAGTAGTAAGAATCAAATGGAATTGTTTACAGAGAGAGGGCTGGTTCCATATAAGATGAACTTTAAGGGGATGAAGAGCATACCAAAAGTATACTTAGATGAATGGATTTTGAGTCCAGTTGTAAAAAGATCTTTAGGTCAATGTATAAATGTTGTAAATGCAATTATAAAAAAATATGGTATGCCAGAAGAGATAGTAATTGAAATGGCAAGAGATAAAAATTCTGATGAACAAAAAAGAAGAATCGAAGATATGCAGAAAAATAATAGAAAATTTAATGAAAAAATATTAAAACTTTTGGGAGATCAGAAGCTGGATAGACGTTATTTTAACATGTTGAGGTATTGGGATCAACAAGATGGACAGTGTATCTATTCAGGAGAAAAAATTTCCATTCAAGATATTATAAATAATCCACAAGCCTATGAAGTTGATCATATTATTCCACGTTCTATTTCCTTTGATGATAGTCAGAACAACAAGGTATTTGTAAAGAGAAGTGAAAATCAGAAAAAAGGACAGAGAACACCATATAGCTATTTTAAATCAGGAATGGCTGAAGAAAATTATGAAGATTTTAAGAAACGTGTATTGGACATGTATAAAAATAAACGTATTTCATTGCAAAAGAGGGATAATTTATTATTTGAGGGAGAGCTTGGGAAACATACAGCTGACTTTATAGCTAGAAATCTTGTAGATACGAGATATGCAACAAGAGAATTTGCAAATCTGTTAAAGAGATTTTTTAAAGATAATAATCATAAGGTCAAAATTAAAGCTATAAGAGGCAGTTTTACAAGTCAGATAAGAAAGCAGTGGTCTTTAACTAAAATGAGAGATATTTCTCATGTACATCATGCACAAGATGCTCTAATTATATTAGTAGCTGAAAAAATACTGAATGAATTAAAATGGGTGAAACAATACAATGAAAATATTAAATATCATATTAGTACTGGGGAAATAATAGATGACGAGAAGTTTAAAGAACTGTTTAATTATGAATACGGGAAAAAAATAGCCCAATATAATGGATATAAATTTTCGCACTTTATAGATAAGAAACCAAATAGACAATTTTCAGATGAAACCCTCTACAGTACGAGAAAATATAATCTGAATGGTAAAGAAGTAGAATATATAATAGGTAAAATTTCGAATATTTATGATGAAAAGAATAAGGATATTGATAAATTTTTTGGCAAGAAAGAAAAACAACAACAGCTTTTGGTATATCATAACGATCCGAAGACTTTTGAAAAATTACTTTCTATATATAATGAATACAAAGGAAAAAAAGGAGTAAAAAATCCATTTTATGAACACTTTAAAGAATATGGATATATAACAAAATACTCTTCTAAAAATAATGGACCAATTATTAAAACTCTTAAGTATCGAGTAAAACAAGTTGGTGAATGTATTGACTTAACTCATAAGTATGAAACAACTAATAAAAGAGTGGTTCTACTTACGGTAAAGCCGTATAGAATGGATATGTACTATAACGGTGAACAATATAAATTTATCACTATAAAATATGTAATGCTAAAGGATAAAGGCAAATATTATGAGATGGATATGAATATTTATAATAGATTGAAAGAAAAGAAAGGAATAACTGATGATTATAAGTTTCAATTTTCTCTTTTTAAGGGTGATTTTTTAGAAATTATAGATAAAGATGGAAAATGTGAAAAAAATAAATTCAAAGGTGTACTTGATGATGATGGTAACACAATAGAAGTAGACTTTATTGATAAAAATTATGCTGTACATATGGCAAAATTACAGGAGTTGGACAAAGTAATGAAACAAAATCCTGAATTTAAGATCAATGAATCTATGTCTTTATTATTTGGTAAGGAATTATCTGAAAAGGAAAGCCGTGAGCTTTTAAAACAGCATGTTAAAGTTTCAAAGCAAAAGAGAATAACAATTGGTAAAAAAATTAAAAAAATAACTAAAATCAATACAGATGTTTTAGGTAATGAGTATATTGGGGAGGAAAAGTGCAATTTAATTATTGCTAAATAGTTGAAAAGATAAAAATAAAATGGTATAATAATGATGACAAGGGACGCTTTGTCATCATACTCAAGTATTACAAGACCTACTAAAATAAGGTCTTGTACCGGAATCACCCCCAGTAATGGGGGTTTTTCTTTTTTTGAAGGTTTTATGAGTTGGAGAACAATATATATTTCGGAATGTGAGAGAATATCGCTTTATCTTGATAGTCTTCTTATAATAAAAGATGAAGAAGAATATAAGATTCCTCTGAGTGATATAGGAACTATAGTTATAGAGGATAATAAAACTGTAATAACTGTAAAATTAATGAATAAAATACTAGAATATGATATTTTATTAGTTTATTGTGATGATTGCTATAATCCAAGTGGAATTCTATTTCCTTTGGGAGGACATTTTAGGCAAACTAAACATGTATTAAATCAGATAAAATGGGATGAAGATGTAAAAAAATACCTCTGGAAAGAGATTGTTCAAGTAAAGCTTGAAAATCAGGCAGAGATATTGGCAAAATTATCAAAAGATAAAAAAGTAATAGAAAAGATATTGACATACAGTCAAGAAGTAGGGTTGGGAGACATTACAAATAGAGAAGGCTTAGGGGCAAAGATTTATTTCAGAGAATTATTTGGAAATAGTTTTATAAGGAAAAAAAATAATGGAGATGTAATAAATAGTGGACTGAACTATGGATATACTATATTGAATAGTAAGATATCAAGAATTATATCGGCTAAAGGGATGCTTACTTATTTAGGAATACATCATAAGGGAGAATATAATCACCTTAATTTATCGTGTGATATTCTTGAGGTGTATCGACCTTTAGTAGATTATTTTGTATATAAATATATGCAAAATGCAAAATATTTTTCAAAGGAAGACAGAATAGAGTTAATTAATCTTCTAAATGCCAGAATACAATATAATAATTGTATGGAAACAGTTGCAAATTCAATGGAAAAATATATAGATTTTATATATCGTTTTTTTGAAACTGGCATGCTTGAAGATAAGAAGATACCAAGATTAAAAAGAATCGAATTTTATGAGTTATAAATATATGAGACTTATAATAATGTTTGATCTTCCTATGGAAAATAATACTGAAAAAAGGGAATACAGAGAGTTTAGAAACTTTCTTATAAAAAATGGATTCCTAATGCTTCAATATTCAATATATGTAAGACTGTGTACTAATCAGACCATGGCAGATAATTATATAAAAAAGATAGAGGGATCTCTTCCAAGTGATGGTGCTATTCGTGGGCTTATTATAACAGAAAAGCAGTACAAAAAAATGAAAATATTTCTAGGTCAGAAAAGTAAAAATGAGAGTATTATAACTGATAAAAAAATGATTATATTTTAGGAGGTTATATGCTTGAAATTGAAAATTTTAGAAGTATCAATAAGATACTTTTAAAAAATAGAAATTATAATATTTTAACTGGAGATAATGAAGTACTACTTGTTGATATATGTGAAGCTTTGGATACATACTATAATAAAAAGAGAAAAAGTAAAGTTGATAAAGAATTAAATGATAATAATCTCATGATTTATAATTACTTTTCAAAAGAGAAAGAAAAAATATCCTCACGTTGTGTCATATATGTTGGTAGAGAAAATCTGGAAGAGGAGTTACAGCTTGGAAGTAAGACTTTGCTGAATAGTGTTTTTAATAAACTTTTGAAGATAATTTTAGTTACTGAGCCATTATTGATAACAGCTAATTCATTGCTTAAGGAACTTAATCTGAGTGAGGCTGTTTCTGAATTGAATGAAAATATTTCTAAATATAGTGATGTGAAATTTGAGATTTCAATGAAAGAACTAACAGCAAGTGATATTATAAAAAAGATGGAAATTAATCCAATGTATCAAAATGAATATTTATACATAAAATCTATGGGAGAATTTGAAAAATTAAAGCTTCAGACTGGAATAGTAGAACAAAGTATAGATACATTTGGGAAAAATAAAATTTATATTTTTGTATTTCCAGAAAATAAAATTGCTTTAAAGGATATGCCAAAATTGCGAAATTTTTTGTTTGAATTGTCTAAAGAGAATAAAGTAATAGTGGCAACTTTTTCTAAATATCTTTTTGATTTTTCAACTTTGGATAATATTAATATTTATATTAATTCAAAATTAGCAAATTCTTT
Coding sequences:
- the cas9 gene encoding type II CRISPR RNA-guided endonuclease Cas9 (Cas9, originally named Csn1, is the large, multifunctional signature protein of type II CRISPR/Cas systems. It is well known even to general audiences because its RNA-guided endonuclease activity has made it a popular tool for custom editing of eukaryotic genomes.): MEKNEKYRLGLDIGIASVGWGIVNENNDIVDAGVRLFPEASGDNLSRRTRRGARRLLRRRNHRLERLKELLVKYRIIPDLEYDFYNCVTTPYHLRAKGLSDKLSDDELAIALFHLIKRRGIQNFSLDSKSDKEEKSTKDILSENKKELAGRYPCELQLERLKLTGSLRGIENIFKTDDYKEEAQAILKKQKEFNKKIDGRFIDEYLDILTGRRTYYEGPGEGSIYGWEDEDEWMNKLVGNCTYFPEELRMVKHSPTAEYFNLLNDLNNLRIKREGNQRLTRDEKEKIIKLFKKNKTVSLKKIGATLDKVAESDITGYRIDSKDNPEFTKLETYIDLSKLVGKEDVDLLDEIGRIATYYQDVETRKKYYEKLFSKNNINLDNESFEKLLAIKYSGTHSLSKKAMMEIMEDLLDSSKNQMELFTERGLVPYKMNFKGMKSIPKVYLDEWILSPVVKRSLGQCINVVNAIIKKYGMPEEIVIEMARDKNSDEQKRRIEDMQKNNRKFNEKILKLLGDQKLDRRYFNMLRYWDQQDGQCIYSGEKISIQDIINNPQAYEVDHIIPRSISFDDSQNNKVFVKRSENQKKGQRTPYSYFKSGMAEENYEDFKKRVLDMYKNKRISLQKRDNLLFEGELGKHTADFIARNLVDTRYATREFANLLKRFFKDNNHKVKIKAIRGSFTSQIRKQWSLTKMRDISHVHHAQDALIILVAEKILNELKWVKQYNENIKYHISTGEIIDDEKFKELFNYEYGKKIAQYNGYKFSHFIDKKPNRQFSDETLYSTRKYNLNGKEVEYIIGKISNIYDEKNKDIDKFFGKKEKQQQLLVYHNDPKTFEKLLSIYNEYKGKKGVKNPFYEHFKEYGYITKYSSKNNGPIIKTLKYRVKQVGECIDLTHKYETTNKRVVLLTVKPYRMDMYYNGEQYKFITIKYVMLKDKGKYYEMDMNIYNRLKEKKGITDDYKFQFSLFKGDFLEIIDKDGKCEKNKFKGVLDDDGNTIEVDFIDKNYAVHMAKLQELDKVMKQNPEFKINESMSLLFGKELSEKESRELLKQHVKVSKQKRITIGKKIKKITKINTDVLGNEYIGEEKCNLIIAK
- the cas1 gene encoding type II CRISPR-associated endonuclease Cas1 — its product is MSWRTIYISECERISLYLDSLLIIKDEEEYKIPLSDIGTIVIEDNKTVITVKLMNKILEYDILLVYCDDCYNPSGILFPLGGHFRQTKHVLNQIKWDEDVKKYLWKEIVQVKLENQAEILAKLSKDKKVIEKILTYSQEVGLGDITNREGLGAKIYFRELFGNSFIRKKNNGDVINSGLNYGYTILNSKISRIISAKGMLTYLGIHHKGEYNHLNLSCDILEVYRPLVDYFVYKYMQNAKYFSKEDRIELINLLNARIQYNNCMETVANSMEKYIDFIYRFFETGMLEDKKIPRLKRIEFYEL
- the cas2 gene encoding CRISPR-associated endonuclease Cas2, producing MSYKYMRLIIMFDLPMENNTEKREYREFRNFLIKNGFLMLQYSIYVRLCTNQTMADNYIKKIEGSLPSDGAIRGLIITEKQYKKMKIFLGQKSKNESIITDKKMIIF